The following coding sequences lie in one Primulina huaijiensis isolate GDHJ02 chromosome 2, ASM1229523v2, whole genome shotgun sequence genomic window:
- the LOC140967927 gene encoding transcription factor MYBC1-like, translated as MREEESNWFSKWEDELPSPEELMPLSQSLITPDLALAFNIPTPDQNLHSHHAPPPPPQSATHSSQPNSSAEFDSLELSGAGVGSGGGPGSDEPARTLKRPRLVWTPQLHKRFVDAVAHLGIKNAVPKTIMQLMSVDGLTRENVASHLQKYRLYLKRMQGISSNGGGGIGGGNSPAGLSGSGMDPATDHLFASSPVPAHFLHPARGNPEHFLPFVPVAAAAMQHHHQMAVVGPGPHHHPQLQQQFRHFGNSPPNGKFDHPFMRQSHHQMQRTGTPVQSNNGSMAAPAFVEDLESPTAANGRRVLTLFPTGGD; from the coding sequence ATGAGGGAAGAGGAGTCGAATTGGTTCTCCAAATGGGAAGATGAATTGCCTTCACCTGAAGAGTTGATGCCCTTGTCGCAATCGTTAATTACTCCTGATCTAGCGCTAGCTTTCAACATTCCTACCCCGGATCAGAACCTTCACAGCCACCACGCGCCTCCTCCTCCGCCGCAGTCCGCTACCCATTCGTCTCAGCCCAATTCCTCGGCCGAATTTGACTCGCTGGAGTTGAGTGGTGCCGGGGTGGGATCAGGAGGCGGTCCTGGTTCAGATGAGCCTGCGAGAACCCTCAAGCGGCCCCGCCTGGTGTGGACCCCGCAGCTGCACAAGAGATTTGTTGATGCCGTGGCCCATCTAGGGATCAAGAATGCTGTCCCAAAGACGATAATGCAGCTGATGAGTGTTGATGGGCTTACAAGGGAGAATGTTGCCAGCCATTTGCAGAAGTACCGGCTTTATTTGAAACGGATGCAGGGCATTTCGAGTAACGGTGGTGGTGGAATCGGAGGCGGCAACAGTCCTGCGGGGTTGTCTGGTTCGGGCATGGACCCCGCTACGGACCATTTGTTTGCCAGCTCGCCCGTGCCAGCGCATTTTCTGCACCCGGCCAGGGGAAATCCAGAGCATTTCTTGCCATTTGTGCCTGTGGCGGCCGCAGCAATGCAACATCACCACCAAATGGCGGTGGTAGGGCCAGGGCCGCACCACCATCCGCAGCTGCAGCAGCAGTTCAGGCATTTTGGGAATTCGCCGCCAAATGGGAAGTTTGACCATCCGTTTATGAGGCAATCGCATCACCAGATGCAGAGAACTGGGACACCGGTGCAAAGCAATAACGGGTCCATGGCGGCTCCGGCCTTTGTGGAGGATTTAGAATCCCCTACTGCAGCAAATGGGAGGAGAGTTCTTACACTGTTTCCAACCGGGGGCGATTGA
- the LOC140959548 gene encoding G2/mitotic-specific cyclin-2-like → MATRQVILPKNRGEAPIPGAVKQKNMVAEKKNRRALGDIGNMVAVCGVNGKPLPQVSRPVTRSFCAQLLANAQAAASENNKNLMAVNGNVAIVTDGALPDKKAAPARKPVQKKDVAKPKPEEIIEISPDTEGVCVKGKPPQLNKEKLGENLLDKSSSRKQAPTLTSTLTARSQAAHGLSEKQKEDIVDIDAADVNNDLAVVEYVEEMYNYYKSAENESRPPHAYMDSQPEINEKMRAILIDWLIQVHYKFELSPETLYLTINILDRYLSATTASRRELQLVGMSAMLLASKYEEIWAPEVNELVGFSDNTYSNNQVLLTEKRILGKLEWNLTVPTPYVFLVRFIKASMTDSDVENMVYFLAELGMMNYATLMYCPSVIAASAVYAARCTLNKTPLWNETLKKHTGFQEPQLMDCAKLLVSFHSAAAENNLKGIYRKYTSMDRKAVALLPPAKSLLAAN, encoded by the exons ATGGCGACAAGACAAGTTATTCTGCCAAAGAACAGAG GCGAGGCACCGATTCCTGGGGCCGTTAAACAGAAGAACATGGTTGCTGAAAAGAAGAACCGACGTGCACTTGGAGACATTGGGAATATGGTCGCCGTTTGTGGGGTCAATGGAAAGCCACTTCCTCAGGTTTCTCGACCTGTTACAAG GAGTTTCTGTGCTCAATTACTAGCCAATGCCCAGGCCGCCGCGTCCGAAAACAACAAG AACTTGATGGCAGTAAATGGAAATGTAGCCATTGTAACCGATGGAGCTCTGCCTGATAAAAAAGCCGCCCCGGCCAGGAAACCAGTTCAAAAGAAGGATGTTGCCAAACCTAAGCCTGAGGAGATCATTGAAATCAGCCCTGATACAGAGGGAGTTTGCGTAAAAGGGAAGCCGCCACAATTGAATAAGGAAAAACTAGGCGAAAATTTGTTGGATAAGTCATCATCAAGAAAGCAAGCTCCAACTCTTACTTCAACACTTACTGCCAGAAGCCAG GCTGCTCATGGGCTGAGCGAGAAACAGAAAGAGGACATAGTggatattgatgctgcagatgtGAACAATGACTTAGCAGTTGTTGAATATGTCGAAGAAATGTACAATTACTACAAGTCAGCCGAGAATGAAAGCAGACCACCACATGCTTACATGGATTCACAACcagaaattaatgaaaaaatgagAGCGATTCTAATAGATTGGCTAATCCAAGTTCACTACAAGTTCGAGCTTTCTCCTGAGACTCTTTACCTGACCATCAACATACTGGACCGGTATCTGTCGGCCACGACTGCATCAAGAAGGGAACTTCAGCTGGTGGGCATGAGTGCCATGCTTTTAGCCTCGAAATACGAAGAAATTTGGGCCCCCGAG GTTAATGAGCTAGTTGGCTTCTCAGACAATACCTACTCAAACAACCAAGTCTTGCTCACGGAAAAACGGATACTAGGGAAATTGGAATGGAACTTGACTGTCCCGACTCCATACGTGTTTCTTGTCCGTTTCATCAAAGCATCCATGACTGATTCCGAT GTTGAGAACATGGTCTATTTCTTGGCTGAGCTTGGGATGATGAATTATGCTACACTAATGTACTGTCCCTCAGTGATTGCTGCCTCAGCAGTCTATGCAGCAAGATGCACTTTAAATAAGACACCCCTTTGGAACGAAACGCTTAAAAAACACACCGGTTTTCAAGAACCGCAGCTTAT GGATTGTGCAAAGTTACTGGTTAGCTTCCATTCGGCTGCGGCAGAGAACAACCTCAAGGGGATCTACAGAAAATACACGAGTATGGATCGAAAGGCAGTGGCTCTGCTTCCACCAGCCAAATCTCTTTTGGCTGCCAACTGA